In Sphaerospermopsis torques-reginae ITEP-024, the genomic window ATGTTTGACCTATCAAAGCATCAATTAATCCCAAATTATGACTCAGATGATAATTTGCAAATACTTCTAATGCTTGATCACAAGTTTCAGGTGTTGGCCAAATTACTTCAACATTAGCAATAAATTTCTTAATTTCCTGCAATTCCAACTTATTTTTACATCCTTGCATCAATTCCATCGCTACATAACCAGGTAAAGCAATTTCTTCATCTCCTAAAGAACTTAACCAAATAATTGCAGGTGGATATTTACGCAGAAAATCAATAACAATATCACTATCTAGGAGAATCATAATCTCTCCTTTGGGACTGTTCACGTAACTGACGAGCGTAAACAAGACTATCTGTAATATCGTCCCTTTCTTCCCATAAACCTATCACACTCGAATCAAGTAACTCACGAGCAGTTAATACTTTTTTCTTTGAAAGTAGGGGAGATGATAGCACAATTACCTCTACAATAGTTCCCTCTGGTAACTCAGTTGTAGGTAATTCAATTTTGCCATTTTTACCAACGGTTGCTTTTTGTTTAATTCCAGTAATCATAATTTATATTGAGTTGCTTATTTATTGTTATTATAACATAATTATACAACATTCACTATCAACAAATAACTAAACAATTACATCCTGTACATCCTCAAATCCTGGACATCATCTCGACTTACTTCGACTTCGCTCAGTACAAGTCGCTCGATAACCACCTGATTCTGACAAAATACTTTTCAATCTTATTACTCATCTAAAACAAAAGAAACAAAAGCAGTTCTTTCAGGTAAATTTTGACTAATAAACTTTTTAGCTATAGACACACTCTCTTGAGGATCATCAATTTCACTTAAATCTAATGAACCGGGATCTTCAGCAATTTGATTATCAACATAACACCATAAATTTACACCTAATATTAAAATTTCCCTTTCGGCAATTTCTTTAATAAACTCAAGTGCATTAGGAGGAGATAATAGTAACTCTCCAGCTTTAATAATTCCCGTTGCTTGATATTTGTCAATTAACTTCATATTTTTTACTCCTATTTCATTGATACTGTTTAGTATTGTTTTTCAATCCATTTAGGATCATTAATATCACTGACTTGAACTACATCACCTGTAATATCATTGCAGACTATATATGCACCATCACTACGGTAATATACAGTAGCAGGATCATCTTTCCTTGTACCATCTATATTATATCGTCTATCTCTTGTGTGTTCAGTTTTGGCAGGATTTAAGTAAACTAATTCAAGCATTTCTTCAGTCCACCCTCTTTTACTCATTTGTTTTTTGATTTTTGCCCCAATATTTAATTTTTGCATATAATTTACTGGGAATACCAACGGAGTAAACACCATCTCAATGCTACTAGACAATTAGTAGATTCTCATGGGTACTGGGTTTGTTTTTACAAAATTGGGATGCTCCCTTAATTTTCACCTTAATTTTTACATTGAATCCAAATAACGCCGTAATTTACTACTAATAACATCAATTACTGTTACTACTACCAATAGCACTAACATCATGGTTGTAGCTTTGTTGTATTCAAAACCATCTATATAACTTTTTAACTGAAAACCTATTCCTCCTGCACCAACTACACCGAGTACGGAAGCAGCACGGATATTGTACTCAAACATCCACAAAGTATAGCCTAATCCCAAGGGTAAAACTTGGGGTATTATTCCATATTGAACTACTTGAATTCTTGATGCACCAATTACCTGTAAAGATTCTAAAGAACGAGCATCTACAGCTTCAATAGCTTGTTGATAAAATTTAGCCAGATAACCAACTGTGTAAATGGATAAGGCTAAAGTTCCTGCGGGTGCGCCTAAACCGGTAGCTGCTACAAATATTAAACCGAGAATAATTGAGGGAACAGAACGCACTGCATTTTGCAGTAAATTTGCTAACCAACGTAACCACAAGGGAGCGATATTATTAGCACTGGCGATCGCAATTGGTAAGGAAATAACAGCACCAATAGAAGTTCCCCATAAGGACATTTGCACGGTTTCAATTAATCCTTTAATTGCTATATCTACCACTTTCCAATCTGGTGGAAATAAGCGACTAATAAAATCTATAATATAAGGCCAGCTATCTTTTAATAGTGCAGAGTCTACTTTTAAACCTTGCAAAGCCCAAATATAAGCTACTACCATTACTAATACAATCACTATATTAATTAGCCAAGAGTAATGGTGAAGAAATTTAGAATTAAAGGATTTTTTCATTTTTTCGCAAGACCCGTAATTTTGATTTGAGAATATAAAAATAAAATCAATAATAATGTAAGTTGCTAATTGGGCAATTTGTCAGAATCAGGATGTCCAGGATTTAAGGATTTATAGGATTAAAACAAAAATTTTATCAGCAAAAATGAAACATTAATTATAAATTTATTGGGGTGAATCTAGATTTTTACACACTTATAACATGAGAAAATTTTTCTTGCAAGTTATCACATTTTCCGTCATAAACTACACGACCCGCATCTAAAACTATAGCTCTGTGGGCGTATTCTGCGGCTATGCCTAAATCATGTAATACTGTGATAATAGTTAAGCCTTGATCTGTGTTGAGGTGAGATAAAGTTTGCATTACTTGTTGGGATGCAACTACATCTAAACCGGTGATAGGTTCATCAGCTAAAAGTATTTGTGGTGATTGAATTAAAGCACGGGCGATCGCCACTCTTTGTTGTTGTCCACCGCTTAGTTGACCCGTTTTTTGATATGTTTTATCCCTTAAACCTAATTGTCCTAATAATTCTTGGGCAAGAATGCGATCGCGTTTAGGAAAACCAAATAAAGTTTGTCTAGTTGTTCTCACACTCAAACGACCACACAAAACATTTTCAATAGCTGATAATTGCCGAATTAAACCTCCACCTTGAAACAACATTCCAATTTCCTGGCGAATTTTCGGCAATGTTTGAGGAGTAATTTGTAAACCACTAATGTGAATTTCTCCTTTTTCCAATGGTACTAAACCTACCAGCGATCGCAACAAAGTAGACTTACCCGCACCATTCAAACCCAACAAAACCACAAATTCACCTTGTGCAATTTCAAGATTAATATTGTTGAGGATGGGACGATTTAAAGATGCAGTATAAGCCGTTTCTAAATTATGACATTCAATCTGTTTCACGCTGGTTATTGGTAATTGGTAATTGGATAGAAAGAGAAATTTTGATAGGGGTTGAGCATTATGCTTTACCCCTAATTAATTATGGTTCCATTCCTAAAGTTTTCAGGGCTTCACGGACAGGTTTGAGATGACGATTATGATCTACTCTCACCAACTCTGTAGAATTATACAAGCTCCTGAGCATTTCGTTATTTTCTGGT contains:
- a CDS encoding type II toxin-antitoxin system VapC family toxin, whose product is MILLDSDIVIDFLRKYPPAIIWLSSLGDEEIALPGYVAMELMQGCKNKLELQEIKKFIANVEVIWPTPETCDQALEVFANYHLSHNLGLIDALIGQTSIAFGLPLHTFNVKHYAVIPGLITVQPYQRL
- a CDS encoding colicin E5-related ribonuclease — encoded protein: MQKLNIGAKIKKQMSKRGWTEEMLELVYLNPAKTEHTRDRRYNIDGTRKDDPATVYYRSDGAYIVCNDITGDVVQVSDINDPKWIEKQY
- the phnE gene encoding phosphonate ABC transporter, permease protein PhnE, whose protein sequence is MKKSFNSKFLHHYSWLINIVIVLVMVVAYIWALQGLKVDSALLKDSWPYIIDFISRLFPPDWKVVDIAIKGLIETVQMSLWGTSIGAVISLPIAIASANNIAPLWLRWLANLLQNAVRSVPSIILGLIFVAATGLGAPAGTLALSIYTVGYLAKFYQQAIEAVDARSLESLQVIGASRIQVVQYGIIPQVLPLGLGYTLWMFEYNIRAASVLGVVGAGGIGFQLKSYIDGFEYNKATTMMLVLLVVVTVIDVISSKLRRYLDSM
- a CDS encoding phosphonate ABC transporter ATP-binding protein — its product is MKQIECHNLETAYTASLNRPILNNINLEIAQGEFVVLLGLNGAGKSTLLRSLVGLVPLEKGEIHISGLQITPQTLPKIRQEIGMLFQGGGLIRQLSAIENVLCGRLSVRTTRQTLFGFPKRDRILAQELLGQLGLRDKTYQKTGQLSGGQQQRVAIARALIQSPQILLADEPITGLDVVASQQVMQTLSHLNTDQGLTIITVLHDLGIAAEYAHRAIVLDAGRVVYDGKCDNLQEKFSHVISV